From the genome of Terriglobia bacterium:
CGGTGCCCCGCTGGACCTGGAGGCTCGAGAGCCCCCCGGCGAGGTCGGCGAGGTCGATGAAGTACAGCGCGTGGTCCTCCGGGACGTTCAGCGGGATCCCGTCGATGTAGGTCGCGATCCGCTCCTGACGGAACCCCCTCACGCTGAGGTAGCTGTAGCCGATCCCGTTCCCTGCGTCGCTGTAGGCGTACGCGTTCGGCGTGTCCGCGAGGATCATCGCGAGGTCCTGGCCGCGATCGCGCGCCTCGATCTCCTCACGGGAGACGTTGGTGAAGGTGGCGGCGTCCTTCCCCTCCTCGGCCGTGGTCGCCGTGACGATCACGCTCTCGACGAGAGGGGGGAGCCGCTTCGGCTTCTTCTTTCCCTCGGCGGGCTTCTCGTCGCCGCTCGACGGCGGCGGTGGGGTTTCCCCGGCATTCGCTCGCACGACCGGCGGGACGACGAGCCACGCGGCCGCGAGCGCGCAAGCCGTCAACGCGCGCGCCCAATGCGGGATGCAATTCGATTCCATCGCGGCCTCCCGGTCGGGAGGTGCGGTCCCTGGTTCCGATCGGGACCGTCCTGCCGACCCTGAGCGCGAGGGCGAACGGTCCGAAGGAGCCTGGGAGAGGATTCCTGCGGGCACGTCCCGTTTCCCTACGCTGGTATGATCCAGTTCAGGTTCGAGGGTTTTTTCTCAGCCGGGAACTCTCCCGGCACCCCTAACGGAACCGCCATCACCCTACGACGACCGGCGTCGACCGTCAACCCCGGCCGGACCGCCGGCCGAATCCGCCGCGTTGACCGCCTAGGCGGCCCGAACTATGATTGAACGCTTCGCATGGCGGCGTAGCCAAGTGGTAAGGCAACGGTCTGCAAAACCGTCATTCACCGGTTCAAATCCGGTCGCCGCCTCCATCGATCTTCGCCGGCAACACCACGACACTCCTCACGCCGCCCGGATCGACCTTCTTACATCGCGTTCGTCATTTCGACGCGGCGAATCTGCTCACACGACGCCCCAGCGGCGCGTTTTCGCGCTCCCGGCCCGGAAGTTCTCGAAGGGGCTTGCGGCTTGCATGTCGTAACCCGAGGCGTGCCGAAGGCAGGCCGCCGACCGGACGATACCGGGGCGGTCCATGCCCCGAAGGAGGCTCCCGATGCGTAGGCCCGTGACGATCTTCCTCCTGGCGATCATCGTCGCCACGATGACCGCGTGCACATCGAACACCACGATCCCGTCGCGCGGGAACGTCGCCGTACTTCTGACCGACGCGCCCCTCGATCTGACCGGGGTCAAAGCCGTGAACGTGACCCTCAAGGACATGATCTTGTACCCGCCGGAAACGAGCGGGACCTCGTCGGACACCGGCGGGACCTCGATGGAGCTGCAGAACGTGGTCGCCGGCGCCGGCATGAAGGTCAACCTGCTCGACTACCGGAACGGCAAGACGGTGGTGGTCGCAACCGCGGACGTGCCGCCGGGGTCGTATTCCAGGATACGGCTCGAGATCGACTCGGCCGAGCTGGTCCGGGCCGGCGCCACCGCCGATGCCGCGGACCAGGTGGACCCGATCTTCGTTCCTTCGGGCAAGGTCGACGTGCCGGTGTCCTTGACCGTGACGAGCGGCGAGCCCACCGCGGTGACGCTGGACTTCGACGCCGCGATGTCGGTCCAGGTCAACGCGACGAACGGCGAGCACCCGTTCATCCTCCGTCCGGTGATCACGCCGGTGGGGGCGTCCCACAGCTGACCGCGTCTTGCTAGAATCTCCCCTGCGGCCCGGCCGAAGGGAGCTCCTCCCGCCCCCGGTGCCGCGGGGGCGGAGGCATGTTCGAGCGCAAGCCCAAGCTTCCCGAAGGTCCCGACCTCCTCGATCGCGTGGTGGCGGCGGGGTGCCAAAGGGTCGCGATCCTCGGGCTCCACGCCCGCTCCGGGACGCGCACGGTCCTGTCGTACCTGGTTCGCCGGATTCACGCCCGATCGTGGCCGATCGCCGTTACCTCGGCGCCCCGCCTCCCTCTCGAGATCGAGTTCGAACAGGTCCCGGCGGCGCAGCCGGTGACACGGCTCGCGCTCCCGGACGGGGCCTTCGTGGCCACGGCAGCGGACACGGTGAGGACG
Proteins encoded in this window:
- a CDS encoding DUF4382 domain-containing protein; protein product: MRRPVTIFLLAIIVATMTACTSNTTIPSRGNVAVLLTDAPLDLTGVKAVNVTLKDMILYPPETSGTSSDTGGTSMELQNVVAGAGMKVNLLDYRNGKTVVVATADVPPGSYSRIRLEIDSAELVRAGATADAADQVDPIFVPSGKVDVPVSLTVTSGEPTAVTLDFDAAMSVQVNATNGEHPFILRPVITPVGASHS